In one window of Mercurialis annua linkage group LG4, ddMerAnnu1.2, whole genome shotgun sequence DNA:
- the LOC126677290 gene encoding uncharacterized protein LOC126677290 — MGEGDDERREAAISSTPSLQPNFDNKSISQHQLRKLQELHKRRLKLKSKFHNESKGRTIRSHVKHCKNGDGEISDRNVEDLLTNLKNQRDITDFSSQQANVTADDAPKKRQKLHWGLDTKERWERKANM; from the exons ATGGGCGAAGGAGATGATGAGAGAAGAGAAGCAGCAATTTCATCAACCCCGTCTCTGCAACCTAATTTCGACAACAAATCTATCTCCCAACACCAGCTTCGCAAGCTCCAA GAGCTGCACAAGAGGCGCTTAAAGCTAAAATCAAAGTTTCATAATGAATCTAAAG GTAGAACCATTAGATCTCATGTAAAACACTGCAAAAATGGTGATGGTGAAATTTCAGATAGAAACGTTGAAGACTTGCTCACCAATTTGAAAAACCAACGTGACATTACTGATTTCTCTTCTCAGCAAGCGAATGTAACAGCAGATGATGCACCAAAGAAGCGACAGAAATTGCATTGGGG GCTCGACACAAAAGAAAGGTGGGAAAGGAAAGCCAACATGTAG
- the LOC126678780 gene encoding glycosyltransferase BC10-like, translating to MANNINDEKQPFQSTNSKPAKPYTSPLNNVFHFLLFIIGLSLGMLSCSYFKSLLSPIFTSQISLYSSFFSSPPSPLPPPSEPAGTNMTSSTNFTNAFDSFKRRESLMHNISDEELFSRAARVPNPTEVKIVPKLAFMFLTYGSIPFAPLWEKYFKGHEDLFSIYVHPHPSYNDSWPETSVFYGRRIPSQIVTWGEISMVDGERRLLANALLDISNQRFILLSESCIPIVNFKTAYNYLINSNLSYVESYDNPDKGARGRYNPKMSPTLNVTHWRKGSQWFELHRNLAVHIVSDQKYYQLFRDYCRAHACYSDEHYIPTFLNVLYPNTSANRTVTYVLWPKKSAHPRKFGLSDISEEFLNWIRYGSKCNYNGNVTSVCFLFGRKFAPDALDPLLRISPFLLDFDP from the exons ATGGCTAACAATATTAATGATGAAAAACAGCCATTTCAATCTACTAATTCAAAACCTGCCAAACCCTATACTTCACCATTAAACAACGTCTtccattttcttttattcattATTGGTTTGTCACTAGGTATGTTATCTTGTTCATATTTCAAAAGCTTATTGTCTCCTATTTTCACTTCACAAATTTCTCtatattcttccttcttttcttctccTCCGTCTCCTCTACCGCCTCCGTCCGAACCTGCCGGAACAAATATGACATCTAGTACTAATTTTACTAATGCTTTCGATTCATTTAAACGACGTGAATCGCTCATGCACAATATCAGCGACGAGGAGTTGTTTTCGAGAGCTGCTAGGGTTCCGAATCCGACTGAAGTGAAGATAGTTCCAAAATTGGCTTTTATGTTCTTGACATATGGATCAATTCCTTTTGCTCCTTTGTGGGAGAAGTATTTTAAAGGGCATGAAGATCTTTTTTCCATATATGTACATCCACATCCCTCTTATAATGATTCATGGCCTGAAACTTCTGTATTTTATGGTAGAAGAATTCCTAGCCAG aTAGTGACTTGGGGGGAGATATCGATGGTAGATGGAGAGAGACGCCTATTAGCAAATGCTCTTCTTGACATCTCAAATCAAAGATTTATACTACTCTCTGAATCTTGCATTCCTATAGTCAATTTTAAAACAGCTTATAACTATCTCATCAACTCCAATTTAAGCTACGTAGAATCATATGACAATCCAGATAAAGGAGCTCGTGGTCGATACAATCCGAAAATGTCGCCAACATTAAATGTAACACATTGGAGAAAAGGCTCACAATGGTTCGAGTTGCACCGTAACCTTGCTGTTCACATTGTGTCTGATCAAAAGTATTATCAACTTTTTCGAGATTATTGTCGTGCACATGCATGTTATTCCGATGAACATTACATTCCGACATTTTTGAACGTACTCTATCCGAACACATCGGCCAATCGGACCGTTACTTACGTTCTTTGGCCAAAAAAGAGTGCACATCCCCGAAAATTCGGATTGAGCGATATTTCCGAAGAGTTCTTGAATTGGATTCGATACGGATCAAAATGTAATTATAATGGGAATGTTACCTCAGTATGTTTTCTATTTGGTAGGAAATTTGCACCAGATGCTTTGGATCCTTTGTTGCGGATTTCTCCATTTTTGCTCGATTTTGATCCTTGA